AACTCAGTGTACAGCCTGGAGTGTTAATGGATCAAAATGTACACTAAATACATTTTTAGAGATTACTTGCTTGGAGCAAACTGGTAATGGTAACCAGTGAATGCATTGCGAAACTGTAAGTAAATCTGACACATCGCGTTTTTGGATGGcatcttaatttattttaagaGTTTTATTCCCAAATCGTGTGAGTTGAGGTCCGTCTAAAGAATTCCCAGTATCTGATTTTAATGAAGAGATATATATgtgtgcattctgtgatttgattaAAACTGGTTATTGTAAAATACACcttcagcaacagcagcagaagtaaCTTTCCTtactaaagaaaattaaatgatATCCACATCAAGAGGATTGTTGCCATATACTTTAGTAAAGGCCAAATCAAGACgtttataaaaatataataatattttaGTGAGTATTCATTGTTCTTAAATGTGATGGTATTTTCTCATCTAGACAGGTTGCCATAGGGAAGACTTGAGAAGAAGGTGTGGAATTGGTTGTGATGGCTCAGGAATGCTGAAAGTGGATTGTATGAACTGTTTTGATATTGGGTTCTCTCATAGTAATATCAATCTGCTCATTGTAAAGTAGAACAACTATGCATTGTATTTAACACAGGAAACGATGCTTGTCCAGTTCTACCAGCAAGTCTTACTGTGTAATTGTGTTCAAAACAACTTAGATGGTCTTATTCCCAGGATCACATAAGCACACCTAAACTCAAGAGTCCCACTTGAAGGTTAATGCCTCTAATGATTTTACTTGGTGAAGAATAGAATTCACAATACCTTGTCACTGGAGGATTAGAGATATGAATTACTGCTTGTTATTTACAGTGACTGCTTTGAAAATCCTTGATGCTTCTTTCTAGGTGCAGATGTTCTTTCACAGGCAATGGATTGTGCTTCTGTATTATttgaagcagcaggagaaggaaatccAGATTCTCTGCGTCTTTTACTAGAATATGGGGCTGATGCCAATGTACCAAAGCACTCAGGTCATTTGCCAATCCACAGAGCTGCATATAGAGGACACTTTCTGTGAGTTACtgtactttaaaataaaataatggtGACACCAGAAAAATTAGCTTTGTTAATTCTATACCTTATTCAAAGCAGGCCACAAATCTGTAGTTTTGTAGAAACtttcttttgtttgtctttagaaattctttcttttgtaGAAAGAATTGCTTTTGTCCAGGTAAATATGAATTTTATGTGGCTGAATGTAAGAGACCAATAAGGATCAAATCATCATTTTAGGATGAACTTACTAATTTCCCCATTTACCACAAATAGTAACACTTTCCAGTCTGATGTTGAGGTTCTTGTGATGACTTCACTCTTTTTGGTTATGCCTCATCTCCATTCCATCACAGAAAGGTGAACAAGCAGACTTAGAGGATAAGGGTTATCCCTCTTGTAAGGAGAGGAAAGCTACTGGAAGATATTTACGCTAAAATCACAATCAGTGAAAAAACAAATCTTCAATACTAGGGGTGCTGCATTGTGGTTATGAATCTGAGGATTCTTAATTCTTATGTTAGTATTTTCTGTATAGTCATTAAACTTGGAGGTATTGTGTATATTAATGATATATGTGTTCATTAATTCCCTGATTCCCAGAAGTTAAACAATAACACTGTGCTCTTGACATTCAGAAAAAGCTTTTCTAGAGAAGGAATCATCATTCCTCTAGCAAGGATTTGGGTTGTAGAGAAATAATAGGATAACAGAATAATGTTTTATGTGTAGTAGTTGTCATGCATCAGTATCCATGTGCTTGTTAGCATTTAAAGTCATGCAGAGGTATAGCATGCTGCGGGGCTGATTTGGTAGATGAAGATGACTGCATACAATCATGATGAGTTCAAAGACTGAGCTAAGTGAACCAGTATGTTTAAGATTCTGAGATTTTCTTCTTCTAATTCTTCAGAGCCCTAAAAAATTTAGTTCCAGTTACTAATTTTGATGCCATTAAAGAAAGTGGGATAAGTCCAgttcattcagcagcagcaggagcacatcCTCAGTGCCTGGAGTTTCTCCTCAAATCTGGTTTTGATGCCAATTTTATGCTGGATCAGAGAGTTCGTAAAGGCTACGATGACCACCGGAAATCAGCGTTGTACTTTGCTGTTTCCAATGGGGATATCTGTTCAACAAGATTGCTGTTGAAAGCTGGAGCCCTGACAAACCAAGATCCCATCAACTGTCTCCAAATAGCCTTGAGAATGGGCAACTATGAGTTAGTGAGTCTTCTGCTCCGACATGGGGCTAATGTCAATTACTTCTGCAGAGTGAATACAACGCATTTTCCGTCAGCTCTACAGTATGCTCTGAAAGATGAAGTCATGTTAAGAATGCTGATGAACTATGGGTATGATGTGCACCGCTGCTTTGATTGTCCTCAGGGAAACAGGTCACATTCCCAGTATGTGACTGATGGATGGACATCTACTGTTATCAAAGATACAATGGTAAGTGTATCAGATGGCTTCGTATGTTATTTTAGTACCAGTGTCCTTcccaaaactaaattaaaatgtACATAGTGCAATGTCAGAAAAGAAGTTTTGAGACTGTAAGACAGTTTACACATAAAGACAGGAAGacaaaaggctttaaaaataaGATACTGCCATGAGATCTTGTTCACAATAGCAACTGGCCATGAACAGTAGTTATGAATTGTGAAAATACAGCTAATGATGCACTAATGATCAGTACAGAATGGGCTCTCTGGCACAGTCACATCTACACTGCGAAAGCATGGACTTGCTGGTTGGCTGGCTGGGTTGTCTTGTACCATAACACTGTTTTAAGGATGTAAACATGCCCTGGAGCTGGCGTGGTAAGAACTGGGCAGAAATTAACCACCCTGGACCAATCTAAAGAGGTCCCTAGAGACATGTGTCAGTGTCCTTCTTTTGCAGTTTGCAAAATACTCCAGAACTTCATTGACCCTTCTTTAACTTGAAGATAAGAGGGTGTGGCCTGCACTGGTGGTTCCCCCTGTTCAGCACACTGGGACACAGGTCTAAATTCCACTCAGGGAGTGGTGAGACTTCTTTTTAAGCACTCAGTTACTAAATACACAGGTGCTCAAGTTAATTTTTGGATCTACTACAAAATGGCAATCTGTCAGATATTCAGATTCTACTAGTGAGGTTTAATGCAAGTGTGATGACCTCTAGCACTTCCCTGGTGGGGGAGCAGACATTCTTCCTGGTGTCCTGATGAAGTTATTTAATTGCTCTTGTCCTGCAGAGGCTGAAGTAATTTATAGGAAGAGTGAATACTGTCCTATTAAACATTTTGTTTCTATCAGTTCTGTGAAGTGATAACCTTGTCATGGTTGAGGCATCTGTCTGGGAAGGTGGTGCGAATTATGTTAGATTATGTCGATCATGTCAGCATCTGCTGGAAGCTAGAAGCAGTTCTGAAGGAACAGGAACTCTGGCCAGACATTCATTTGATTTTACGTAAGTATCTGATGTTCACATTTGAAATGGCCAACAGACTGTTCTGGGACAGGGGCCTCTTTCCTTGGTAGTGCttgagtttttgttttctttacctTAACTGGTACTTTGCTCTTTACACTTGTTAGTTGAACATTACGCTTTGTGGGATTCAAACTAAGTTGCTCTTACAGGAACAATAGAAAGGAACTGCACCGTATATATAGAACACATGGGAACTTTATTTACAAGGTAGCCAACACCATGCTTTTCAGGGGCAGAAAAGCTTTTCCCCCTGCCACAACTTGAAAGAAATCTAATAAATCATTTTTGAGTGATTTCATTCTAGTCAAGATTACTTATGGTTTTGCTCCTAGATATATTAAATAGTGACTCAAAATTATACCTTTAGTAGATTCTTCAAGTTGACAGAAAACAGGAACTGGTTTTTTGGGGTTAAAGTATATTCCCTAAACTTTACTACTTAAACTTGCATTAGCCTACTTTTAGCCAACCTGACAGAAACACAATCTGTTATTTAGCTGCCAGTGATTATAACTGAGAGATGCATGGACTGAGATAAAAAGGCTAGATCCTGACAGGTCCTGCTGTCCAGGGACAGCCACATTCATTTTACATCTATTTGCAGAATGAATATGCAGGAAAATTGGAAAGGTGGCTTTTGAAAGGTAGCAGAGCATTGGATACCTAAATTGTACAAGATCTAGTAACCAACTCATGCCAACCTTGCCTCCTCATTTCTAGGGAATCCTCGTTCCCTGAAGCACCTTTGTCGCCTGAAGATACGGGAATGCATGGGCCGGTTGCGTCTGCGCTGTCCTGTCTTTATGACCTTTCTCCCACTGCCAAACCGCTTGAAAGACTATATCCTGTACAAGGAGTATGATCTCTACGGACAGGAAAACTTTACAGGAGCCTACAACCTCAGCTGTACATAACTGATTAGTTCTGTATTTTGATGGGAATGTTGACGTGGGTAAGACTGTCTTGTgaagctgcttttttcttttgggattTTATCTCCTATGTGTATTAAGGAACACCAGCATTTCCCCCTCACCTCCTGGAGAAAATGGGGAGAATCCTAAAATGTAAATATTGATGATGCCACTCTACATATCTACTGGAATATAAATTACCTGAAGTTATGGCAATAGCTTTTTGAATGGTTGGTGTGAAACACCAAGGAGCTGTATAATATAGATCTTGCATTACTGCGAAGCTAAAGCCTGTCATTGCAGGTGACAGAACCCCCACTGCAGGGTTAAACTAACAGTTTAGTTAAAGGTCAGGATTTAACTAAACCCAGGAAGGGGCATAGTGCTTTTTCTCTTGTACTTCCCTTTCTCTTGccaaaaaagatttttttatgtCTCAGTGAAGTTCTGAAGAGCAGCctaagtggattttttttttttttttacccaatTAAGACCACATTCTAAGCAGTGAACTGGGATTAACAGCTACAGCAAGCTCTGCTTATCAGAGCAGCTGGTGTGAGATACCAATGTTTCAACAAGGCACTATTTCTGTAAGACATACTAGTACTCTGCCTCCTTCTCAGCTATTGCTGTATTTTAGCTGGTATGTATTTTGGTTGCTCTCTCTGACACAGGGCTGTCCAAAGCCATGCTTGCAGTTTTTGGAGTTTCTCTTCATACCATGGAGGCTTAAGCTCTTGGAGCACCATCTGCCAGCAGTCACAGCTGTCTTTGGCAGTCTTGCAGACTACACCCAGCCCCACATCTTGTCTGTCCTTTCCCATAGGACTGCAAGTGCCTATTTGtatattagagaaaaaaaacaaagttcaTCAACACTCTGGCATTAGTAGTatttattccttcattatcaagTAAgtatagatttattttttttctagttatACATGCATCTTTATCACAGCAGTTACATAATTCAAAAGTCTGCTTTTCCCCAGAAAAATCTACAAACCttataaaatacaaatttaaCTGTAATGTAGTTATGACTCATTGCTTTGAACATGGTGTTTATCATATCATGAACTAATGAAGCCCTGAAGGTTATGTATCAGTACCCTTGTTACTGGTTGTGCTGGTATTGCCTCTGTACATGTGAATTTTGACCATTATCAtaaccacagctctgcagcgtGCTACGTGTTGTCATGTGCACTGAAGAGCCAGCTGCCATGGTAAGGATCTCCTCCTAATGTTCAGTCTTTGATTGTTGCAAAAATAAGTTATCAGCATTCCCAAGTACAATAGCTTTGTCTGAAGTTACCTTGCTACTCTGATTACAGTTAAGAGATGTGAGATACACTTTAACAACCCAAGGACAAAACTGCATCTTAAAACTTGGTTTGATGGAAGGGTATGGATCCTGTCACCAATATAATGGTACTTCCTGGAAGTCAGTATTATGAAAAATGCAGGAGGTTTTTGCACCAGTACAAATCCCACCAAGAAAGTTACTATAGTTAAGCTTTTACTTAATCTACAAAATGCTGACTGAAGCCCTGGCAGAGTATATTCACTATCCATGTTTCCAAGATGAAGACACAACAATCAACATGGACTTAAGTTTGCCACTGGAGGTTTTTAATACAGCTACTCAGGGAAAGTGTGCAAGTCAGTCTCAAACATGGCAAAAATCACTTAAACATCACTAGAACAGGACCAATTCAGAACATCATCATAAGAATTTGACCACTCCACTCTATTATAAAAATGTCTTGAAAGATTGTACAAAATCCTTGGCTTGCAATATAAATTTGATTAGGAATACGAGTGCATTCACAATGACACACTGACTTATTCTTGTCATGACAACTTAGATACCACtatagcaggaaaaaaacatcaacTTACTGCTTTGTTAAAACAAAAAGCCTTGGAGACTAATTGACTTGCAAGAGGTTTTGTAAAACAGAGCAACAGAAAGAATAGAAAACAGCAGCTCTAGCTGTTAAGACTAGACAATATCTCTACTAAACTCACTAAGCAGAGGcaggttttctttctctgtgaattatttctgaaataaCAAGAGACTATAGTGTAGCAGTTTTCTCCATTGGCTTCTCCTAAATCTTGTGCAACTAATTAAtcataatttaatttaaatagaGCCAAATCTGTTTCTTTGTATCAATGTACATAAATCATACCTTCATAAATAGTTTCAGCTGTTTGGGGATTTTCAGCCTTGGTTTACATCCATACAAAGATTGAAGCTGAGATCAATGCAGAGGGGCAATGTTCCTTAGCTCTTAAACTTTACAGTTAGATTCTATCAAATTGTCCTGATACAATTTCAAACCTAATCTGATTAAGGAAGTAACAGACTATCAAACTACTCACTTGTAACCTGTTATAAATAGCTAAGCTGTATATGACTCTTAACTTTCCTCTGATTTAAACTTGGAGAAATCTATTTGTGGCCACAGAGGAGTGCTAGGTAATAAAATGCATTCCCATAAGCAtactttatatatttttatattcatGCCATTACATATGTAAAGAATGTATGTAGCTTGAAACAACTGACAGCAAGACTTGCTTGGTCTGCAGAGTGTAAATCCATAGAATGCAGCAAACTTAGCATCCCTTTTCGTAAGGGAAAAGTTGTGGCAGTAACTATGAGGCTGCTATTAGCAACTTAAGAAGTTAGTCCAAAACATCACAGTTGATTCAGTACCTATGCAAAGTCATCTGAAAACCATGTACTTGAaagaatatctccaggggtctGAAATAATAGCAGATGCCCATGAAGCAAACTACAGCTTCAGCTGGAAGGGCTTGAAAAACCAGTGTGTAAGTACAAGGCAATAGGAATTAACTGACTAGGAGAAATAAATTACAGGTGAGGAAACCAACTTGTAATTTGCTTACAATAATAAAATGCTCAGGTGGTAAAATCCTACCACAGTAGTTCCCAGGAGAGCCTGAGGTGTTATTAAAAGTCGTACTTGCAAGGAAAATAgtgagcacttttttttttttttttttcagttaaaaaaatttTCCCATGAAGTAGTTCTAAACCTCCAAATAGCCCTTCTGGGGAGAAGGgctatttttttgctttaaggTAGTTCGATTAGAGCAAAACACTTAATTGTATTCCACTGCTAACCCACTGCAACATTGCcatttaattttctctctcttctggcCTGCCATTTGCTTTTGCAGCTTTCATCACTCTCTGACGCCTTTGCAACTTTTTGCTCACTTTGTACCAGTGACACTCCCCTAGATAAGCACAATCCCTCCCTCATCCCCTACAATTGCATTCATGCATACCAATCTGTTTTCAACTGCTCTCTTCAGtcatttcccctttttttcagTGGGGAATCATCCTACACAAATGAAATGCACTTCAGCTCCTAGGCTGTTTTTTAAACCCCTACATTTAATGGCAGAGATGgaaagcccagaaagcaaatggaaTAATTAAAAATTTTTCCTATGTCTGAAGAATTCCATGACAGTAAATTCATCTGCCAGCTTTTTTCTCCcagcttcttcctcatctttgcAGATTTATATCTACACTAGTAATGATAGGTTTCAAGAGGAATTCAGTTTTCTGACATTTCTTCAAAATGGCAAACGCAAATCAGGCTATGCATCAGAAATACTTCTGATGAGATTGCTTATCTGTTAATTGCTTCTATGGGGAGCTAGGGCTATTGAAGCTCAATGGGTTAGCACAGTCCTGCTTTGACAAGCTAGGGGACTATACTCTAGAAACTGGAGACCGCTGATTTTATATTCTTCTCACACTGTTTCAAAATTACTTCATCTTCAGCATCTACTTGAGGAAGACAGAACAACCTTGAGCTACGCTATCATTATtgtcagaaaacagaaatatcagtaagtaaaaacaaaataaacagagagaaagaaatatgaGCTGGAATGATTTTCAGAGACAAACAATGGCTGCCATGCAACTATCTGTAAGCTTAGGTTTAAGCATaaaacgggggggggggggtgaaaaTCAGATTTGCTGCATCTCTGTACCTTTTTGTTGTTAAGAATAAGGAGCTTCTAAGGATGACAGCTAGGAATAGaatatctgaaataaaaatgcctCAGATTTGTATGGTCCATGTGACAGTGACTTTGCCTGACTGGGCAACAGCAAGAGCAGATACTTCTGCAGGTGACTGGCTACTCTGGGGATGAAAAACGTACTGGAACCGGAGTTGCTGACTAACACAGGAATTGATGGCACAGGCTCTCTGCTGTCcagcccttccctcctctgTAAAGCAGCTGTACAGGGACCCCTCCTGAGGCTATTCAAGCCCTTTCCCCAGGCTGTGGCACCAGTAACATCAGTTGCCGAGACTACCctagctcctgctgcaggagcagtctCAGCACATTAGCGCCTCTGTTagtccagcccagctgctgctcccttctTCTCTGTGAGCTTCTGCACAGAAATCCACATCCCCAGCATAAAGGGCAGGAGGAGACTGCCGCCTTTAGCCAACACAGGGCCGCTCCAGTGGGTGAGTGGAGGATACTGATCCCCCCACGCACCTACAGACATCTAACAGTGAGGTCCTGAGATTCCTCCATTTGTCACCAATGAGCAGCTCCAATTATGAAGGGCTGGGCTATCAATCACCCAGTGATGGGGAGATACTCAGGAAAATGCTTCCATTCCTGAACACCAGAAATGCCCTGCAACGAACTGTAAAACATTCATAACCGTTATAACTTGGAGTATAAGTATATTCTTCTCTTTCTACATTTCCTGTTATTTTCATGCCACTATTAGAGAGATATCTTCTGTTCCACTGGATTTTAGTATTTGTAGTAATTAgtgcaaaaataaatatttctcttcaAACAAGTTTTCTCTTCTGGATCAAAAGGTGAATGCAGATTTAGTACtatacaaaataaatattatataGAGGGTATGGAACACAGAGTTCAGATTACAAGCTGTAAACAGATACTGCTTTGAAAAATGCTTTACAGGGTTGACTAGGATGGAGGATTAGCGAAGTCCCTTCACAGCTAGTAAATTGTGTTTGCAGAAGCAATTTCCACAGAAGACAAAGAGCCTCACCTCAGTTTCAGTAAATGTAGTGTACTGGTGGCAAGGCAATTACAGATTCAGAAGAGTTTTTCATATGTTGGAATTCAAGATGTTCCTGCAACTCTAAGCATATTTTATAAAATGTGAACTCGGAAGCCTACAGCTTTTTATTAGGTGTGCTGGGGGCTATAGCCAAGAACGTGGCACCTGTGCTACAAGAATATATGCGTTTGTCATGTCATTTGGTAAAGAATGCTTTACCCATCCCCTCATGCAGCCAAGTGTACCTGCTTCTCATCAGCTCTTACCTAGGTCTGAcagtatatttttttctcctgttgaaAGAAGTCTTTCATCATTATATTCACCAAAAAAATCAGGACAGTATCATACAGTGCaatgtgaaacaaaaataagacCTTTCTGTCTAGAAGTATTGCACATCTCATTAATGTTAataaggatttttctttctaaatctaAAAATGGTCATGTACAACAAATTAGGTAAAGCTTAGCACTGCCTTATTTGGATATCCATGTCTGTTTCAGCAAGGTCTTCTCCATACTGCAAAGAACAAATTTGAGTGTACTGCTGAAGTCCAATGAGAGTTAAGTTTTGCTTCAAGAGCAGTCAATTGCACAGAGAAGTTTGTGGGGAAAgaaacccattttttttttccgtaCTGCAGAGGAGCCTTGAGAAAACATGATTTTGTGAGGAACATGGTAGCATCACCATGCTTGATCTGGCACAAGAAGAGAAATTATACTGACATGAAAATGGAAATCACTTAAGTGAGACAGAAAAATCAAGGCATAACAGGGCCTACATATTGTGAAGTGGTTTATATAATACCACAGACCGCCCACCTACACTTCATTTCTTGTAGGACGTGTGCCATTCCACCAGATACATCCATGCTTCCAATTTTAACGAAGCAGGCAAACTTAGGCTTCCgattctctcttcttctttccatcTTCTCCTAAATCACTGTCTTCTGACTGGCTGCTGCTAAGGACTACAAATTGTCCTTCTGCGCTGCTCTGATTCGATCTGCTGGAAGCAGCTATCAATCGGCTTTGCTCCTCTAAGTCCTAATTTGAGAAAGGGGATTGAGAAATCAGAAAaacaatattaattttaaagccATCTACAACTGAAACAGGACACCATTATTATAATTTCTGAACTATCTTTTAATACTGGCAATGGATAGCTTTCTGTCCAGCTATCTTCAGCTACAgactgctccttgtgctgtgtAACAGAACCCTTAACAGCAAATGAAGTTGTTTTGGGCCTGTGATAGCGTTCTTTTCTGGGGTATTCCTAAAAACATGTGTTCATCTCCTCAGAAGAGCACTTTTTAAAAGCTGCTACACAAAATATATATGGCAAATACTTCTAATCCTTAAGTCCATCATGTTCTAAGAGCTTACGGTAAAGAATATGATAGTGGAACTTGGAGTGTAAAACTGCAAAAGaaagtaagaagaaaagaaaaaagaatattaaGAAATAATGATGAAATGTACCTTTtcaatttgtttttgtttatttagttctttctgttgtttctcTTTGACTCTGtctatttctttctgcttttctgatgCTTTTCGATCCTAAGGGACAAAAATATAAGTAAATTAAGTAACAACAGTCTGAAATGTTTGATATACTACTGACTAATGTGAGTTTGCTCAAAACTGTTATGCCATGGGTTTGATTATTCTTCTTTTAAAAGTCTGGTATGTTTGTTAAAGGTAGCAAGATGAATCCTGTCTTGAATATTGTTCCATAGTGGACTAGTCTGTCCCTTTTCTTAGGTTTAAATTCTAGAAAACAAATCCCTTAAATACCCCACAACACTCTTACTCCATCTAAAAGCGTATTGTAGAATATCTTCTGTTACACATATTAAATATATTCTCTCCCTTCCATTCACAAGTAGCCTGTCCAAAACGATTCTTACCAGTTCTGCATGAAATGCAATCTGCTTTGCCAGTCCAACAGAGTCACAAATCTAAATacaaaacagatgaaaataatCAAAGATTCTCAGAAGAAAGCCTTCAAAATTAAGCCAGATCCCCAAGTCAGATATAACAGCGTATTAAAGCACTTGCAGCTACTTGGACTATCACACTGTTTTCCAGTACATAAGCAGAGTGCTCTTCCATAGAAATCCCTTAGACAACCTGAATCAATCTAATGAAAACATTCAAAACTGATACAAGTACAACCATCGCCAGTACCTTTTCCCCTTCGTTATTTGACTCAAATATATAGCAGATGGAGGTTTGGCGGCTCTCAGCTTTCCCTCCTGAAGTTctaagcacaaatccaaaaaGGCGCTTGTTCTCCTGGTGTGTCGCATACAAAACTACACTGGGTAAAGGAAACTGCCAAAATGAGCAGATATGGAGACATTAAAACTGGTTCCAAATCCTTCCTGTGTGCTGTTTCAATATACCTCATATTGATTACTTCAATATTGTAAGTGAACAACCACATCAGAAGTTACAAACTGACCAAAATTAATTACTTAAACAGAAAAGTAGATGAGAAGGCAAGGATTCATAAGACAGAATAATTTCTAAACCCACACTCCATGTAAGAAAAAAGGATAACATTTGCAGTGTGATTCTATCATCTTTGTAAATGTCAATACACTCCTGTTTGAAGAGACAACTGCATTTGAAGATACAAATTGTATTTGTGGCCAAGAGGTCAGTAGCTAATGCCAGGTAAAGGCACTCTTTCTGCAAAACCTTTACCACAATTAGTTCAGCTCTCCTGAATTATACAACCaagaaataaaggagaaaaaataccACAAACAAATGAGCAAACCACATATCCAAATAGTTTTTTACAACAATAAAACCATTTTGCGTTCTTATTCCTAAAAGTAGTTGGACTTAAAAATTTCAAACATATCTTT
This genomic stretch from Indicator indicator isolate 239-I01 chromosome 15, UM_Iind_1.1, whole genome shotgun sequence harbors:
- the ASB14 gene encoding ankyrin repeat and SOCS box protein 14, which produces MYNSTYVLDNDSDDEISTQRAIQESLQDRFKIETSGSSTENESFQYIASKEHGEIIAAIRTGQKEALMKLVRHSSAFEEADQRGWLPLHEAAAQRNKNILEITLKASPAITWEHTTLKGETPLLVAVRNCFVDNVSFLLLNGCNPNVKNEEEDSPLVMAIKHDSYEIASLLINSGAKVNLQCVHKRTALHEAARLGRKDLVNLLLRSGADPDPRSGYGLTPLALAAQVGHIEIMELLLQKGADVLSQAMDCASVLFEAAGEGNPDSLRLLLEYGADANVPKHSGHLPIHRAAYRGHFLALKNLVPVTNFDAIKESGISPVHSAAAGAHPQCLEFLLKSGFDANFMLDQRVRKGYDDHRKSALYFAVSNGDICSTRLLLKAGALTNQDPINCLQIALRMGNYELVSLLLRHGANVNYFCRVNTTHFPSALQYALKDEVMLRMLMNYGYDVHRCFDCPQGNRSHSQYVTDGWTSTVIKDTMFCEVITLSWLRHLSGKVVRIMLDYVDHVSICWKLEAVLKEQELWPDIHLILRNPRSLKHLCRLKIRECMGRLRLRCPVFMTFLPLPNRLKDYILYKEYDLYGQENFTGAYNLSCT